Proteins encoded by one window of Dioscorea cayenensis subsp. rotundata cultivar TDr96_F1 chromosome 20, TDr96_F1_v2_PseudoChromosome.rev07_lg8_w22 25.fasta, whole genome shotgun sequence:
- the LOC120251813 gene encoding notchless protein homolog isoform X1: protein MADVKMMEAGEMQGSETSSGNNVMCLLTDPEGEPLGSSLYLPQNVGPPQLQEIVNKLLSNEERLPYAFYISDQELVGQLGAYLQKNKVSVEKVLRIVYQPQAIFRIRPVNRCSATIAGHTEAVLSVVFSPDGRSLASGSGDTTVRLWDLNTQTPLFTCSGHKNWVLSIAWSPDGKYLISGSKAGELIIWDPQTGRQFGSPLTGHKKWITGISWEPAHLQAPCRRFVSSSKDGDARVWDVSLRKCVMSLTGHTLAVTCVKWGGDGMIYTSSQDCTIKVWETTQGKLIRELKGHGHWVNSLALSTEYTLRTGPFDHTGKTYSSPEEMKAAALERYDKMKGNAPERLVSGSDDFTMILWEPSVSKHPKARLTGHQQLVNHVYFSPDGQWLASASFDKSVKLWNGITGKFVASFRGHVGPVYQISWSADSRLLLSGSKDSTLKVWDIRTHRLKQDLPGHADEVFAVDWSPDGEKVASGGKDRVLKLWMN, encoded by the exons ATGGCGGACGTGAAGATGATGGAGGCGGGGGAGATGCAGGGGAGCGAGACGAGTAGCGGTAACAACGTTATGTGTCTACTCACCGATCCCGAAGGGGAGCCCCTTGGATCTTCGCTTTATCTCCCTCAAAACGTTGGCCCTCCCCAGCTACAAGAAATCGTCAACAAGCTACTCAGCAAT GAGGAAAGGCTGCCATATGCATTTTATATTTCGGACCAGGAGCTTGTTGGACAGTTGGGGGCTTACTTGCAAAAGAACAAAG TTTCGGTGGAGAAGGTATTGCGCATAGTCTACCAACCTCAAGCAATTTTCCGTATCCGTCCTGTCAATCGGTGCTCTGCCACCATTGCTG GCCACACGGAAGCTGTACTTTCTGTTGTCTTTAGTCCTGATGGCAGAAGCTTAGCAAGTGGTTCGGGTGATACTACTGTTCGATTGTGGGACCTCAATACACAGACACCACTCTTCACATGTTCTG GACATAAAAACTGGGTGCTCTCTATTGCATGGTCTCCAGATGGTAAATATCTCATTAGTGGAAGCAAGGCTGGAGAACTTATAATTTGGGACCCACAAACTGGCAGACAGTTTGGCAGTCCACTTACA GGCCACAAAAAGTGGATTACTGGTATTTCGTGGGAACCTGCACACTTGCAGGCTCCATGTCGCCGTTTTGTTAGTTCCAGTAAGGATGGAGACGCACGTGTTTGGGATGTTTCTTTGAGGAAGTGCGTTATGTCTCTTACTGGACATACCCTTGCGGTGACATGTGTGAAATGGGGTGGTGATGGAATGATATACACGAG CTCACAGGATTGTACAATCAAGGTATGGGAAACAACTCAGGGAAAGTTGATCCGTGAATTAAAG GGGCATGGACATTGGGTTAACTCTCTTGCTTTGAGCACTGAATATACTCTTCGAACTGGTCCTTTTGATCACACTGGAAAGACATATTCATCCCCAGAGGAAATGAAAGCG GCAGCTCTAGAAAGATACgataaaatgaaaggaaatgCTCCAGAAAGGCTGGTTTCAGGTTCTGATGATTTTACAATGATTCTGTGGGAACCTTCTGTAAGCAAGCATCCAAAAGCCCGTTTAACTGGTCATCAACAg CTTGTGAACCATGTATATTTTTCTCCCGATGGCCAATGGTTGGCAAGCGCCTCATTTGACAAATCTGTCAAATTGTGGAATGGTATTACAGGAAAATTTGTTGCGTCCTTTAGGGGCCACGTTGGGCCTGTTTACCAAATCAG CTGGTCTGCTGATAGTAGGCTTCTTTTAAGTGGAAGCAAGGATTCAACATTAAAG GTTTGGGATATTCGAACGCACAGGCTAAAACAAGATCTACCCGGCCATGCAGATGAG GTTTTCGCTGTAGATTGGAGCCCGGATGGTGAAAAGGTTGCTTCTGGTGGGAAGGATAGAGTACTTAAATTATGGATGAATTAG
- the LOC120251813 gene encoding notchless protein homolog isoform X3, whose product MADVKMMEAGEMQGSETSSGNNVMCLLTDPEGEPLGSSLYLPQNVGPPQLQEIVNKLLSNEERLPYAFYISDQELVGQLGAYLQKNKVSVEKVLRIVYQPQAIFRIRPVNRCSATIAGHTEAVLSVVFSPDGRSLASGSGDTTVRLWDLNTQTPLFTCSGHKNWVLSIAWSPDGKYLISGSKAGELIIWDPQTGRQFGSPLTAPCRRFVSSSKDGDARVWDVSLRKCVMSLTGHTLAVTCVKWGGDGMIYTSSQDCTIKVWETTQGKLIRELKGHGHWVNSLALSTEYTLRTGPFDHTGKTYSSPEEMKAAALERYDKMKGNAPERLVSGSDDFTMILWEPSVSKHPKARLTGHQQLVNHVYFSPDGQWLASASFDKSVKLWNGITGKFVASFRGHVGPVYQISWSADSRLLLSGSKDSTLKVWDIRTHRLKQDLPGHADEVFAVDWSPDGEKVASGGKDRVLKLWMN is encoded by the exons ATGGCGGACGTGAAGATGATGGAGGCGGGGGAGATGCAGGGGAGCGAGACGAGTAGCGGTAACAACGTTATGTGTCTACTCACCGATCCCGAAGGGGAGCCCCTTGGATCTTCGCTTTATCTCCCTCAAAACGTTGGCCCTCCCCAGCTACAAGAAATCGTCAACAAGCTACTCAGCAAT GAGGAAAGGCTGCCATATGCATTTTATATTTCGGACCAGGAGCTTGTTGGACAGTTGGGGGCTTACTTGCAAAAGAACAAAG TTTCGGTGGAGAAGGTATTGCGCATAGTCTACCAACCTCAAGCAATTTTCCGTATCCGTCCTGTCAATCGGTGCTCTGCCACCATTGCTG GCCACACGGAAGCTGTACTTTCTGTTGTCTTTAGTCCTGATGGCAGAAGCTTAGCAAGTGGTTCGGGTGATACTACTGTTCGATTGTGGGACCTCAATACACAGACACCACTCTTCACATGTTCTG GACATAAAAACTGGGTGCTCTCTATTGCATGGTCTCCAGATGGTAAATATCTCATTAGTGGAAGCAAGGCTGGAGAACTTATAATTTGGGACCCACAAACTGGCAGACAGTTTGGCAGTCCACTTACA GCTCCATGTCGCCGTTTTGTTAGTTCCAGTAAGGATGGAGACGCACGTGTTTGGGATGTTTCTTTGAGGAAGTGCGTTATGTCTCTTACTGGACATACCCTTGCGGTGACATGTGTGAAATGGGGTGGTGATGGAATGATATACACGAG CTCACAGGATTGTACAATCAAGGTATGGGAAACAACTCAGGGAAAGTTGATCCGTGAATTAAAG GGGCATGGACATTGGGTTAACTCTCTTGCTTTGAGCACTGAATATACTCTTCGAACTGGTCCTTTTGATCACACTGGAAAGACATATTCATCCCCAGAGGAAATGAAAGCG GCAGCTCTAGAAAGATACgataaaatgaaaggaaatgCTCCAGAAAGGCTGGTTTCAGGTTCTGATGATTTTACAATGATTCTGTGGGAACCTTCTGTAAGCAAGCATCCAAAAGCCCGTTTAACTGGTCATCAACAg CTTGTGAACCATGTATATTTTTCTCCCGATGGCCAATGGTTGGCAAGCGCCTCATTTGACAAATCTGTCAAATTGTGGAATGGTATTACAGGAAAATTTGTTGCGTCCTTTAGGGGCCACGTTGGGCCTGTTTACCAAATCAG CTGGTCTGCTGATAGTAGGCTTCTTTTAAGTGGAAGCAAGGATTCAACATTAAAG GTTTGGGATATTCGAACGCACAGGCTAAAACAAGATCTACCCGGCCATGCAGATGAG GTTTTCGCTGTAGATTGGAGCCCGGATGGTGAAAAGGTTGCTTCTGGTGGGAAGGATAGAGTACTTAAATTATGGATGAATTAG
- the LOC120251813 gene encoding notchless protein homolog isoform X2, translating into MADVKMMEAGEMQGSETSSGNNVMCLLTDPEGEPLGSSLYLPQNVGPPQLQEIVNKLLSNEERLPYAFYISDQELVGQLGAYLQKNKVSVEKVLRIVYQPQAIFRIRPVNRCSATIAGHTEAVLSVVFSPDGRSLASGSGDTTVRLWDLNTQTPLFTCSGHKNWVLSIAWSPDGKYLISGSKAGELIIWDPQTGRQFGSPLTGHKKWITGISWEPAHLQAPCRRFVSSSKDGDARVWDVSLRKCVMSLTGHTLAVTCVKWGGDGMIYTSSQDCTIKVWETTQGKLIRELKGHGHWVNSLALSTEYTLRTGPFDHTGKTYSSPEEMKAAALERYDKMKGNAPERLVSGSDDFTMILWEPSVSKHPKARLTGHQQLVNHVYFSPDGQWLASASFDKSVKLWNGITGKFVASFRGHVGPVYQISWSADSRLLLSGSKDSTLKVWDIRTHRLKQDLPGHADEIGARMVKRLLLVGRIEYLNYG; encoded by the exons ATGGCGGACGTGAAGATGATGGAGGCGGGGGAGATGCAGGGGAGCGAGACGAGTAGCGGTAACAACGTTATGTGTCTACTCACCGATCCCGAAGGGGAGCCCCTTGGATCTTCGCTTTATCTCCCTCAAAACGTTGGCCCTCCCCAGCTACAAGAAATCGTCAACAAGCTACTCAGCAAT GAGGAAAGGCTGCCATATGCATTTTATATTTCGGACCAGGAGCTTGTTGGACAGTTGGGGGCTTACTTGCAAAAGAACAAAG TTTCGGTGGAGAAGGTATTGCGCATAGTCTACCAACCTCAAGCAATTTTCCGTATCCGTCCTGTCAATCGGTGCTCTGCCACCATTGCTG GCCACACGGAAGCTGTACTTTCTGTTGTCTTTAGTCCTGATGGCAGAAGCTTAGCAAGTGGTTCGGGTGATACTACTGTTCGATTGTGGGACCTCAATACACAGACACCACTCTTCACATGTTCTG GACATAAAAACTGGGTGCTCTCTATTGCATGGTCTCCAGATGGTAAATATCTCATTAGTGGAAGCAAGGCTGGAGAACTTATAATTTGGGACCCACAAACTGGCAGACAGTTTGGCAGTCCACTTACA GGCCACAAAAAGTGGATTACTGGTATTTCGTGGGAACCTGCACACTTGCAGGCTCCATGTCGCCGTTTTGTTAGTTCCAGTAAGGATGGAGACGCACGTGTTTGGGATGTTTCTTTGAGGAAGTGCGTTATGTCTCTTACTGGACATACCCTTGCGGTGACATGTGTGAAATGGGGTGGTGATGGAATGATATACACGAG CTCACAGGATTGTACAATCAAGGTATGGGAAACAACTCAGGGAAAGTTGATCCGTGAATTAAAG GGGCATGGACATTGGGTTAACTCTCTTGCTTTGAGCACTGAATATACTCTTCGAACTGGTCCTTTTGATCACACTGGAAAGACATATTCATCCCCAGAGGAAATGAAAGCG GCAGCTCTAGAAAGATACgataaaatgaaaggaaatgCTCCAGAAAGGCTGGTTTCAGGTTCTGATGATTTTACAATGATTCTGTGGGAACCTTCTGTAAGCAAGCATCCAAAAGCCCGTTTAACTGGTCATCAACAg CTTGTGAACCATGTATATTTTTCTCCCGATGGCCAATGGTTGGCAAGCGCCTCATTTGACAAATCTGTCAAATTGTGGAATGGTATTACAGGAAAATTTGTTGCGTCCTTTAGGGGCCACGTTGGGCCTGTTTACCAAATCAG CTGGTCTGCTGATAGTAGGCTTCTTTTAAGTGGAAGCAAGGATTCAACATTAAAG GTTTGGGATATTCGAACGCACAGGCTAAAACAAGATCTACCCGGCCATGCAGATGAG ATTGGAGCCCGGATGGTGAAAAGGTTGCTTCTGGTGGGAAGGATAGAGTACTTAAATTATGGATGA